The following are encoded in a window of Arthrobacter woluwensis genomic DNA:
- a CDS encoding resuscitation-promoting factor: MNKIFATDGKISPVKVGVQLAVILALVGGLLAFVVNNKTVKINLDGRVSSVQTFGGNVEQVVKSANIDIADKDKVVPALNSGVQDGTEVRINRSKSVSVVLDGAAREVDTHESTVAGLVKELGVKDTSRVSLPADANLDVKGTSLTISTPKNVNLIIRGKGSKLTTTAATVGDVLKEAKVVLGKNDVSALPATAPVTANMTVKVSNIDKSRTATVKEEIPFDVVKTDSAKLDKGVEKVTTEGVAGSVEKTFRLVIVDGKEATRTLVTSKVTAEPVTERVDVGTKEAPVAPAAPAASGGSNTGAAAPAAVNAGMWDRIAQCESTGNWSINTGNGYYGGLQFDIGTWLGAGGGAYAPNASLATREQQIDIANRVYAQRGLSPWGCAWAAG, from the coding sequence GTGAACAAAATCTTCGCAACCGACGGAAAGATCAGTCCCGTCAAGGTGGGCGTGCAGCTCGCGGTGATCCTGGCCCTCGTCGGAGGCCTCCTGGCCTTCGTGGTCAACAACAAGACCGTGAAAATCAACCTCGACGGCCGTGTCAGCTCCGTCCAGACCTTCGGCGGCAACGTCGAGCAGGTCGTGAAGAGCGCGAACATCGACATCGCCGACAAGGACAAGGTCGTTCCCGCCCTGAACAGCGGCGTGCAGGACGGCACCGAGGTCCGGATCAACCGCTCCAAGTCGGTTTCCGTGGTCCTGGACGGCGCCGCGCGTGAGGTCGACACCCACGAGAGCACCGTCGCCGGCCTGGTGAAGGAACTCGGCGTGAAGGACACCTCCCGCGTGTCCCTGCCGGCCGACGCCAACCTGGACGTCAAGGGCACCAGCCTCACCATCTCCACCCCCAAGAACGTCAACCTGATCATCCGCGGCAAGGGCAGCAAGCTGACCACCACCGCAGCCACCGTCGGTGACGTGCTCAAGGAAGCCAAGGTCGTCCTCGGCAAGAACGACGTCTCGGCCCTCCCGGCCACCGCTCCGGTGACCGCGAACATGACCGTCAAGGTCAGCAACATCGACAAGAGCCGCACGGCCACCGTGAAGGAAGAGATCCCCTTCGACGTGGTGAAGACCGACTCCGCCAAGCTCGACAAGGGCGTGGAGAAGGTCACCACCGAGGGCGTGGCCGGTTCGGTCGAGAAGACCTTCCGCCTCGTGATCGTCGACGGCAAGGAAGCGACCCGCACCCTGGTCACCAGCAAGGTCACGGCCGAGCCCGTGACGGAGCGCGTCGACGTCGGCACCAAGGAGGCCCCCGTGGCCCCCGCCGCCCCGGCTGCTTCCGGTGGATCCAACACCGGCGCCGCGGCTCCGGCCGCGGTGAACGCCGGCATGTGGGACCGCATCGCCCAGTGCGAGTCGACCGGCAACTGGTCCATCAACACCGGTAACGGGTACTACGGCGGCCTGCAGTTCGACATCGGGACCTGGCTCGGCGCCGGTGGCGGCGCGTACGCCCCGAACGCCAGCCTCGCCACGCGCGAGCAGCAGATCGACATCGCCAACCGCGTGTACGCCCAGCGCGGGCTGTCCCCCTGGGGCTGCGCCTGGGCTGCCGGATAA
- a CDS encoding TatD family hydrolase, with protein sequence MCAPETPFAYRRPEEAPDHGKDGPADSVRSAKDEAGRKRKLEYPPAPEPLRIPVMDNHTHLNFRDGLVEVSVKDALDAAEAVGVKAAVQVACDLESARFTVRALDEDRRLLGALAIHPNDAPLYAARGELEDALQEIEDLAAHPRVRGIGETGLDYFRTQGEEEQAIQHYSFRRHIDIARRLGLTLQIHDRDAHDDVVRILLEEEQPERVVFHCFSGDEELAAICNEHGWYMSFAGPVGFKANGHLREALRTARRDLIMVETDSPFLTPHPYRGRPNASYMIPYTMRSMAESLATDLDELCADVARNTEAAYGSWD encoded by the coding sequence ATGTGTGCTCCCGAGACTCCGTTCGCCTACCGCCGCCCCGAGGAAGCTCCGGACCACGGGAAGGACGGCCCCGCGGATTCGGTGCGGTCCGCCAAGGATGAGGCCGGCCGGAAGCGGAAGCTGGAATACCCTCCGGCGCCGGAGCCGCTGCGGATCCCCGTCATGGACAACCACACCCACCTGAACTTCCGGGACGGCCTCGTGGAGGTCTCGGTCAAGGACGCCCTCGACGCCGCGGAGGCGGTGGGCGTGAAGGCCGCCGTGCAGGTGGCCTGTGATCTCGAGTCGGCCCGCTTCACGGTCCGCGCGCTCGACGAGGACCGCCGTCTGCTGGGCGCACTGGCCATCCACCCGAACGACGCCCCGCTCTACGCCGCGCGCGGCGAGCTGGAGGACGCGCTGCAGGAGATCGAGGATCTCGCGGCTCATCCCCGCGTGCGGGGCATCGGCGAGACCGGTCTGGACTACTTCCGCACTCAGGGCGAGGAGGAGCAGGCGATCCAGCACTACTCCTTCCGCCGTCACATCGACATCGCGCGCCGGCTCGGCCTCACGCTGCAGATCCACGACCGGGATGCGCACGACGACGTGGTCCGGATCCTGCTCGAGGAGGAACAGCCGGAGCGGGTCGTCTTCCACTGCTTCTCCGGCGATGAGGAGCTCGCCGCCATCTGCAACGAGCACGGCTGGTACATGTCGTTCGCCGGGCCGGTCGGTTTCAAGGCGAACGGTCATCTGCGCGAGGCCCTCAGGACGGCCCGCCGTGACCTGATCATGGTGGAGACCGACTCGCCGTTCCTGACCCCTCATCCGTACCGCGGGCGGCCCAACGCGAGTTACATGATCCCGTACACGATGCGCTCCATGGCCGAGTCGCTGGCGACCGATCTCGATGAATTGTGCGCCGACGTCGCGCGCAACACGGAAGCCGCGTACGGCAGTTGGGATTGA
- a CDS encoding DUF58 domain-containing protein, which translates to MSAGPLSRLSPAKLLTRRGLGFVLVALLCLAGAWILGRRDLLTLSVFLLALPVLAVLGVRNRHERFVVRREFHPLPVQEGTTTTVHLFISPSASAPAGSAHAGRRARWARLPGGGSLAESTMVEQLPADLGGSPRFRYPSRASRGGAVSAYEYRVAPPHRGVFPVGGVTAEFRDPFDLAWKRHTVDPGAELLVTPRPGELAPGLLDLVRGHAGIGVGGSQTTSWVASASENDVMVREYRHGDALRRVHWPSTARRGELMVRHEEGGALPRITLVLDQRTAVHSGGELAPFPVPGAAASLRTTVSFEWQLGTFLSVALGLAGLGHELRLQDHAGEPAFQRSRSAPHPGLEVMAAGEAPELLPECLAALELTEHPAPLALSGTGGLLVTFTGRLGLDDARRLVSGTLSGAGTAASWAGSRGAPQATVISCWPSSPDAEVRDLLETAGWRVLWASPGDSPARLLERWAGGGTVPAAGAGRAPGHGARYSAGNGAAHTAPGGDAA; encoded by the coding sequence ATGAGCGCCGGGCCGCTGAGCAGGCTGTCCCCCGCGAAGCTCCTCACCCGCCGCGGTCTGGGCTTCGTCCTGGTGGCCCTCCTCTGCCTGGCCGGAGCCTGGATCCTGGGCCGCCGCGATCTGCTCACGCTCTCCGTCTTCCTTCTCGCTCTCCCCGTCCTGGCCGTGCTGGGTGTGCGCAACCGTCACGAGCGTTTTGTCGTGCGCCGCGAATTCCATCCCCTGCCGGTGCAGGAGGGCACGACGACGACCGTCCACCTTTTCATCAGCCCCTCCGCCTCCGCGCCGGCCGGGTCGGCCCACGCAGGCCGACGCGCACGCTGGGCCCGTCTGCCGGGCGGCGGGTCGCTGGCCGAGTCGACGATGGTGGAGCAGCTGCCGGCCGACCTCGGTGGTTCGCCGCGGTTCCGTTATCCTTCCCGGGCCTCGCGGGGCGGAGCCGTCTCCGCTTACGAGTACCGGGTGGCTCCCCCGCATCGCGGGGTCTTCCCCGTGGGCGGCGTCACGGCCGAGTTCCGGGACCCCTTCGATCTCGCCTGGAAGCGTCACACGGTGGATCCGGGCGCCGAGCTCCTCGTGACGCCGCGGCCCGGAGAACTCGCCCCCGGGCTGCTGGACCTGGTGCGGGGCCATGCCGGGATCGGCGTCGGCGGGAGTCAGACGACCAGCTGGGTCGCGAGCGCGAGCGAGAACGATGTGATGGTCCGCGAGTACCGGCACGGCGACGCCTTGCGCCGGGTCCACTGGCCCTCGACGGCGCGGCGTGGCGAGCTCATGGTCCGGCACGAGGAAGGCGGCGCGCTCCCCCGCATCACCCTGGTGCTGGATCAGCGCACCGCCGTCCACAGCGGCGGCGAGCTGGCGCCGTTCCCGGTCCCCGGGGCCGCCGCCTCGCTGCGCACCACGGTGTCGTTCGAGTGGCAGCTCGGGACGTTCCTCTCCGTGGCGCTGGGCCTCGCCGGACTAGGCCACGAACTGCGCCTTCAGGACCATGCGGGAGAGCCCGCTTTCCAGAGGTCCCGCAGCGCGCCGCACCCCGGACTGGAGGTGATGGCGGCCGGCGAAGCGCCGGAACTGCTTCCCGAATGCCTGGCGGCCCTCGAACTGACGGAGCACCCGGCCCCGCTCGCCCTGTCGGGGACGGGCGGGCTGCTGGTGACCTTCACGGGCAGGCTGGGACTCGACGACGCGCGGCGCCTCGTCAGCGGCACGCTGAGCGGCGCGGGGACCGCCGCGTCCTGGGCCGGGTCCCGCGGGGCGCCCCAGGCGACCGTGATCAGCTGCTGGCCCAGCAGCCCGGACGCCGAGGTCCGCGACCTCCTGGAGACCGCCGGCTGGCGCGTGCTGTGGGCCTCCCCCGGCGACTCCCCGGCGCGGCTCCTGGAACGGTGGGCGGGCGGCGGCACGGTCCCGGCCGCCGGCGCGGGGCGCGCGCCAGGCCACGGCGCCAGGTATTCCGCGGGCAACGGCGCCGCGCACACCGCACCCGGCGGTGACGCGGCATGA
- a CDS encoding NAD-dependent succinate-semialdehyde dehydrogenase: protein MTSAITAEREAELLAKVPTGLFINGEWRAASTGKTFDVEDPATGKVLLSIADGTSEDAMAALDAADAVQASWARTAPRERAEILRRAFELVTERADDFALLMTLEMGKPLAEARGEVTYGAEFLRWFSEETVRDYGRYLTTPEGKNKILVQRKPVGPCLLITPWNFPLAMATRKIAPAIAAGCTMVIKPAKFTPLTTQLFVATLVEAGVPAGVVNVVSSSSASSISGPIMKDSRLRKVSFTGSTAVGKRLIADAANNVLRTSMELGGNAPFLVFEDADLDKAVEGAMAAKMRNMGEACTAANRFLVHESVAEEFTAKFSAAMAALSTGRGTESETNVGPLIDSGAREDVHALVTAAVEAGATVATGGAPVEGEGYFYAPTVLSNVPNDADILRSEIFGPVAPVTTFSSEEQAIKLANASEYGLASYIYTRDYARMFRVAEQIEFGMVGFNAGVISNAAAPFGGVKQSGLGREGGAEGIAEYTTTQYIGIADPYAD, encoded by the coding sequence ATGACTTCCGCGATCACCGCCGAGCGCGAGGCAGAGCTGCTCGCCAAGGTCCCCACCGGCCTGTTCATCAACGGTGAATGGCGTGCAGCCTCCACCGGCAAGACCTTCGACGTCGAGGATCCGGCCACCGGCAAGGTGCTGCTGAGCATCGCCGACGGCACCAGCGAGGACGCCATGGCCGCCCTCGACGCCGCCGACGCCGTGCAGGCCTCCTGGGCCCGCACCGCTCCGCGCGAGCGCGCCGAGATCCTGCGCCGCGCCTTCGAACTGGTCACCGAGCGTGCCGACGACTTCGCCCTCCTCATGACCCTCGAGATGGGCAAGCCCCTGGCCGAGGCTCGTGGCGAGGTCACCTACGGCGCCGAGTTCCTGCGCTGGTTCTCCGAGGAGACCGTCCGTGACTACGGCCGCTACCTCACCACCCCCGAGGGCAAGAACAAGATCCTCGTGCAGCGCAAGCCGGTCGGCCCCTGCCTGCTCATCACCCCGTGGAACTTCCCGCTGGCCATGGCCACCCGTAAGATCGCCCCGGCCATCGCCGCCGGCTGCACCATGGTGATCAAGCCCGCCAAGTTCACCCCGCTCACCACGCAGCTCTTCGTGGCCACCCTGGTCGAGGCCGGTGTCCCGGCCGGCGTCGTGAACGTCGTGTCCTCCTCCAGCGCCTCCTCCATCTCCGGCCCGATCATGAAGGACTCCCGCCTCCGCAAGGTGTCCTTCACCGGCTCCACCGCCGTGGGCAAGCGCCTGATCGCCGACGCCGCCAACAACGTGCTCCGCACCTCCATGGAACTCGGCGGCAACGCCCCGTTCCTGGTCTTCGAGGACGCGGATCTGGACAAAGCCGTCGAGGGCGCCATGGCCGCCAAGATGCGCAACATGGGCGAGGCCTGCACGGCCGCCAACCGCTTCCTGGTCCACGAGTCCGTGGCCGAGGAGTTCACCGCGAAGTTCTCCGCCGCCATGGCCGCACTCAGCACCGGCCGCGGCACCGAATCCGAGACCAACGTCGGACCGCTCATCGACTCCGGCGCCCGTGAGGACGTCCACGCGCTGGTGACCGCGGCCGTCGAGGCCGGCGCCACCGTCGCGACCGGCGGCGCTCCGGTGGAGGGCGAGGGCTACTTCTACGCCCCGACCGTCCTCTCCAACGTCCCGAACGACGCCGACATCCTCCGCAGCGAGATCTTCGGCCCGGTGGCCCCCGTGACCACCTTCTCCTCCGAGGAGCAGGCCATCAAGCTGGCCAACGCGAGCGAGTACGGCCTGGCCTCCTACATCTACACCCGCGACTACGCACGGATGTTCCGGGTGGCGGAGCAGATCGAGTTCGGCATGGTCGGCTTCAACGCCGGTGTCATCTCGAACGCGGCCGCTCCGTTCGGTGGCGTGAAGCAGTCCGGTCTGGGCCGTGAAGGCGGCGCCGAGGGCATCGCCGAGTACACCACCACCCAGTACATCGGCATCGCCGACCCGTACGCCGACTGA
- a CDS encoding AAA family ATPase, with the protein MSDPGFIEGPGPGGVATGLPGSQQAAPEPLSPEVFSSAARAILDAVNGVIDGKQETARTALMVLLAQGHLLLEDVPGVGKTMLAKTLARAIHGSVSRIQFTPDLLPSDVTGVSMYNQASGEFEFRPGPVFANLVIGDEINRASAKTQSALLECMEESQVSVDGQVYPLGAPFMVLATQNPVEMEGTFPLPEAQRDRFMARISMGYPDRAAELDMLEAHQGRSPLNDLRPVVDTALLRRMIATVQAVHVAGPVKEYVVDLGQATRSHPDIVLGASPRALLHVLRAAKAHAALAGQDFVLPDDVAVVAPDILAHRLLLDRRAVLNGKDAASILAGIIERLPVDTAASRAAARRAASAGSDGPSLSSAGFSSPGDQARVP; encoded by the coding sequence GTGTCAGATCCGGGTTTCATCGAGGGCCCAGGCCCGGGCGGGGTCGCCACCGGGCTGCCCGGCTCCCAGCAGGCGGCTCCCGAGCCCTTGTCCCCCGAGGTGTTCTCCTCGGCGGCGCGCGCGATCCTGGACGCGGTCAACGGGGTGATCGACGGCAAGCAGGAGACCGCCCGCACCGCGCTCATGGTGCTCCTCGCCCAGGGGCATCTGCTCCTTGAGGACGTCCCCGGCGTCGGCAAGACCATGCTCGCCAAGACCCTGGCGAGAGCCATTCACGGCAGTGTCTCCCGCATCCAGTTCACGCCCGATCTGCTGCCGTCCGATGTGACGGGCGTGTCCATGTACAACCAGGCGAGCGGGGAGTTCGAATTCCGTCCCGGACCCGTGTTCGCGAACCTGGTGATCGGGGACGAGATCAACCGCGCCTCGGCCAAGACACAGTCCGCCCTGCTCGAATGCATGGAGGAGAGCCAGGTCAGCGTCGACGGGCAGGTGTATCCGCTGGGGGCGCCGTTCATGGTCCTCGCGACCCAGAACCCCGTGGAGATGGAGGGCACCTTCCCCCTCCCCGAGGCGCAGCGGGACCGCTTCATGGCCCGGATCTCCATGGGCTATCCGGACCGCGCCGCCGAACTCGACATGCTCGAGGCGCACCAGGGCCGCTCGCCCCTGAACGACCTGAGGCCCGTGGTGGACACCGCCCTGCTGCGCCGCATGATCGCCACCGTCCAGGCCGTCCACGTCGCCGGCCCCGTCAAGGAGTACGTGGTGGACCTCGGTCAGGCCACCCGCAGCCATCCGGACATCGTCCTCGGCGCCAGCCCCCGTGCGCTGCTGCACGTCCTCCGGGCGGCCAAGGCGCACGCCGCCCTCGCGGGACAGGACTTCGTGCTCCCGGACGACGTCGCCGTCGTCGCGCCGGACATCCTGGCCCACCGGCTCCTGCTGGACCGTCGCGCCGTGCTGAACGGCAAGGATGCGGCGAGCATCCTCGCAGGCATCATCGAACGGCTGCCCGTGGACACCGCGGCGTCCCGGGCGGCTGCCCGCCGGGCCGCCTCCGCGGGGTCCGACGGACCGTCTCTGAGCTCCGCAGGCTTCTCGTCGCCCGGAGACCAGGCCCGGGTGCCATGA
- a CDS encoding transglutaminase TgpA family protein codes for MTTTPERTPGRSRLGGILLPVTACVCALLASAAAGLSGVIYGWSWFLPVLITLQVTGTALVVPRFFTRSAWVPYAAGAVALGLILNALFLSDRAFLGILPSPSAWGGFWDLMAEAQNTVQHEFVPVNPGPGITYLVSGCLGLLALITDWIVVRARHPLAAAGPVFAVLLVPALLNYTSVGAWPFAATAFFFTILLAVSRRALRAAQEAESPAEKSRGAAQNSASRGLGRATVLGSAAVALALLVPALVPGFTEGLFPQGSRLGSLGKSNGLNPVLSLSSNLRQQGTGTVMSYVTDASSPPYLRLTTIDSFSGDRWEPEKYHGGYLGSVRQFDDGKMRQTPEKATGPLFYSTVISTHDFSSPYLPMVTNPAVVEGAKGDWGYDADNLTVRSRSGDSTSANEVYTVRSFNQDWSAEELRRPATVPLQVMAKFRELPANVPRIIGETALQVTRTADTPFDKAMALQRYLRGPGFSYSVTAPADHGYDGTGMEVLAKFLDAKSGYCIHYATAMAVMARAIGIPSRVAVGFAPGRATGVTQAGEQGGPTRTEYAVAAQDAHAWPEIYLEGPGWIPFEPTPSRGIVPGYAVDPSATNVPDFDPEGLRPRAPSTATSTPQPSASATTTPVPQAAPRASTPPWWESLDWGHLLWAAAAVVVLGIASVLPQVLRGRQRRRRLSPAQSGTGVRIGAMEELLATAEDHGVPARDAETPRAFAARLEDGLPEPGRVAVRDLVRDYESARYGDRGDGAEADSTAQEARERVAAVERSLGDREGRLARWRARWVPPSLWRSGPWRPGRRR; via the coding sequence ATGACCACCACCCCGGAGCGGACACCGGGCCGGAGCAGGCTCGGAGGCATCCTCCTGCCCGTCACGGCCTGTGTCTGCGCCCTGCTGGCCTCCGCGGCGGCCGGACTCTCCGGGGTCATCTACGGATGGTCCTGGTTCCTCCCCGTGCTCATCACGCTCCAGGTGACCGGGACGGCGCTCGTCGTCCCCCGGTTCTTCACCCGCAGCGCCTGGGTCCCTTACGCGGCGGGGGCGGTGGCACTCGGCCTGATCCTCAACGCGCTGTTCCTGTCCGACCGGGCGTTCCTGGGCATCCTGCCGAGCCCGTCGGCCTGGGGCGGCTTCTGGGACCTCATGGCCGAGGCCCAGAACACCGTGCAGCACGAGTTCGTCCCGGTCAATCCGGGGCCCGGGATCACCTATCTCGTCTCGGGCTGTCTGGGTCTGCTCGCGCTCATCACGGACTGGATCGTGGTGCGGGCCCGGCATCCGCTCGCGGCCGCGGGCCCGGTGTTCGCCGTCCTCCTGGTGCCGGCACTGCTCAACTACACGAGCGTGGGCGCGTGGCCCTTCGCAGCGACGGCATTCTTCTTCACCATCCTCCTCGCGGTCTCCCGGCGCGCCCTGCGCGCCGCACAGGAGGCCGAGAGCCCTGCGGAGAAGTCCCGCGGCGCCGCCCAGAACAGCGCGTCCCGCGGGCTCGGCCGGGCCACCGTGCTCGGCTCCGCCGCCGTCGCGCTGGCGCTGCTGGTCCCCGCGCTGGTGCCGGGGTTCACCGAGGGCCTCTTCCCGCAGGGCTCGCGGCTCGGATCGCTCGGCAAGAGCAACGGCCTGAACCCGGTGCTCTCCCTCAGCAGCAACCTCCGCCAGCAGGGCACCGGCACCGTCATGAGTTACGTCACCGATGCCTCGTCACCGCCCTACCTCCGGTTGACCACGATCGACTCCTTCTCCGGCGACCGCTGGGAACCCGAGAAGTACCACGGCGGCTACCTCGGGTCCGTCCGGCAGTTCGACGACGGCAAGATGCGCCAGACGCCGGAGAAAGCCACCGGACCCCTGTTCTACTCCACCGTGATCAGCACCCACGACTTCTCGAGCCCCTACCTCCCGATGGTCACGAATCCCGCGGTGGTCGAAGGCGCCAAGGGCGATTGGGGCTACGACGCGGACAATCTCACGGTCCGGAGCCGCAGCGGTGACTCCACGAGCGCCAACGAGGTCTACACGGTGCGCTCCTTCAACCAGGACTGGTCGGCCGAAGAGCTCCGGCGGCCCGCCACCGTCCCCCTGCAGGTCATGGCGAAGTTCCGCGAGTTGCCCGCCAACGTGCCCCGCATCATCGGGGAGACCGCGCTTCAGGTCACCCGCACCGCCGACACACCGTTCGACAAGGCGATGGCCCTGCAGCGTTACCTGCGCGGCCCGGGGTTCAGCTACTCGGTCACCGCCCCCGCGGACCACGGCTACGACGGCACCGGCATGGAGGTCCTGGCCAAGTTCCTGGACGCCAAGAGCGGTTACTGCATCCACTACGCCACAGCGATGGCGGTCATGGCCCGGGCGATCGGCATCCCGAGCCGTGTGGCGGTGGGTTTCGCGCCGGGGCGTGCCACGGGCGTCACGCAGGCCGGCGAACAGGGCGGACCCACCCGGACGGAGTACGCCGTGGCGGCCCAGGACGCCCACGCCTGGCCCGAGATCTACCTCGAGGGCCCGGGCTGGATCCCCTTCGAACCCACCCCTTCGCGCGGGATCGTGCCCGGCTACGCCGTCGACCCGTCCGCCACCAACGTCCCGGACTTCGACCCCGAGGGGCTCCGGCCCCGGGCCCCCAGCACCGCCACCTCCACCCCGCAGCCGTCCGCTTCGGCCACCACCACGCCGGTTCCGCAGGCCGCACCCCGGGCTTCCACACCACCGTGGTGGGAGTCGCTCGACTGGGGTCATCTGCTCTGGGCGGCGGCCGCCGTCGTCGTGCTGGGGATCGCCTCCGTCCTGCCGCAAGTGCTGCGCGGCCGGCAGCGGCGACGACGGCTCTCCCCTGCCCAGAGCGGCACCGGCGTGCGGATCGGGGCGATGGAGGAACTGCTCGCCACGGCGGAGGACCACGGCGTCCCTGCCCGCGACGCCGAAACGCCCCGTGCCTTCGCGGCCCGGCTGGAGGACGGCCTGCCGGAGCCCGGCCGCGTGGCGGTGCGGGACCTGGTGAGGGACTACGAGTCCGCCCGGTACGGCGACCGCGGCGACGGCGCCGAGGCGGACTCCACGGCGCAGGAAGCCCGGGAACGGGTCGCCGCCGTCGAACGGTCCCTCGGCGACCGCGAAGGACGCCTCGCGCGGTGGCGCGCGCGCTGGGTCCCGCCGTCGCTGTGGCGTTCAGGTCCGTGGCGTCCAGGTCGGCGGCGCTGA
- the rsmA gene encoding 16S rRNA (adenine(1518)-N(6)/adenine(1519)-N(6))-dimethyltransferase RsmA → MSDAAQNPDAATNPTPLLGAADIRRLAEELGVRPTKTLGQNFVIDGNTIRRIVAAAELDPSETVLEVGPGLGSLTLGLLDAAARVVAVEIDPVLAGRLPTTVEEFRPGAAERFTLINQDALKVTELPHQPTAVVANLPYNVAVPVVLHLLEHFPTIRHGLVMVQDEVADRLAAGPGSKIYGVPSVKAAWYGTMRKAGVIGMNVFWPAPKIHSGLVAFERHEEETTSRAGREEVFAVIDAAFAQRRKTLRAALSGWAGNGAEAERLLHLAGVDPSARGETLDIGAFTRIAEARIPLEA, encoded by the coding sequence GTGAGTGATGCAGCCCAGAACCCCGACGCCGCGACGAACCCCACCCCGTTGCTGGGCGCCGCGGACATCCGCCGTCTGGCCGAGGAGCTCGGCGTCCGGCCGACCAAGACCCTGGGGCAGAACTTCGTGATCGACGGGAACACCATCCGCCGGATCGTGGCCGCCGCCGAACTGGACCCGTCGGAGACCGTGCTGGAGGTCGGCCCGGGCCTCGGCAGCCTCACCCTGGGGCTCCTCGACGCCGCCGCCCGTGTGGTGGCGGTGGAGATCGACCCGGTGCTGGCGGGCCGTCTGCCCACCACCGTGGAGGAATTCCGGCCGGGCGCGGCCGAGCGCTTCACCCTCATCAACCAGGACGCGCTCAAGGTCACCGAGCTGCCGCATCAGCCGACCGCCGTCGTCGCCAATCTGCCCTACAACGTCGCGGTGCCGGTGGTGCTCCACCTCCTGGAGCACTTCCCGACCATCCGCCACGGTCTCGTCATGGTGCAGGACGAGGTGGCGGACCGTCTCGCCGCCGGGCCGGGCTCCAAGATCTACGGCGTGCCGTCGGTCAAGGCGGCGTGGTACGGCACCATGCGCAAGGCCGGGGTGATCGGGATGAACGTCTTCTGGCCGGCGCCCAAGATCCACTCCGGGCTGGTCGCCTTCGAACGTCACGAGGAGGAGACCACGTCCCGCGCCGGCCGTGAAGAGGTCTTCGCCGTGATCGACGCGGCCTTCGCACAGCGCCGCAAGACCCTCCGCGCCGCACTGTCCGGCTGGGCCGGGAACGGCGCCGAGGCGGAGCGCCTCCTGCACCTGGCCGGTGTCGATCCGAGTGCCCGCGGCGAAACCCTGGACATCGGGGCCTTCACTCGCATCGCCGAGGCCCGGATCCCCCTGGAGGCCTGA
- the rsmI gene encoding 16S rRNA (cytidine(1402)-2'-O)-methyltransferase has translation MAERVVQGEGRVVLAATPIGNLGDASPRLRELLETADVIAAEDTRRLHRLVQGLGVTVSGRVISYHEHNERERAEELLEFVAEGQTILVVSDAGMPAVSDPGFRLVSAAVDAGVLVTAVPGPSAVLTALALSGLPTDRFTFEGFLPRKSGERLGTLRELAQERRTMVFFEAPHRLEVMLTALREVFGPDRQAAVCRELTKTYEEVIRGSLDELVAWAASGEVRGEIAVVVGGAGEPEPSRPEDHIEAVSALTAEGLRLKEAVAVVAEAQGVSKRDLYQAVLAARS, from the coding sequence ATGGCTGAGCGAGTGGTGCAGGGTGAAGGGCGTGTGGTCCTCGCGGCCACGCCGATCGGCAATCTCGGGGACGCCTCGCCCCGGCTGCGGGAGCTCCTGGAGACCGCGGACGTGATCGCGGCCGAAGACACCCGCCGGCTGCACCGCCTGGTCCAGGGGCTCGGCGTGACCGTCTCCGGCCGCGTCATCAGCTACCACGAGCACAATGAGCGCGAACGCGCCGAGGAACTCCTGGAGTTCGTCGCGGAGGGGCAGACCATCCTGGTGGTGTCCGACGCCGGCATGCCCGCGGTCTCGGACCCCGGCTTCCGCCTGGTCTCCGCCGCCGTCGACGCCGGGGTGCTGGTCACTGCGGTCCCCGGACCGTCCGCCGTGCTCACCGCCCTCGCGCTGTCCGGCCTGCCCACCGACCGCTTCACCTTCGAAGGGTTCCTGCCCCGCAAGTCCGGCGAACGCCTCGGCACGCTCCGCGAGCTGGCCCAGGAACGCCGCACGATGGTGTTCTTCGAGGCGCCGCACCGGCTCGAGGTCATGCTGACCGCCCTGCGCGAGGTCTTCGGCCCGGATCGCCAGGCCGCCGTCTGCCGCGAACTCACCAAGACCTATGAAGAGGTCATCCGCGGATCGCTCGACGAACTCGTCGCCTGGGCCGCGTCCGGCGAGGTCCGCGGCGAGATCGCCGTCGTGGTCGGGGGAGCGGGGGAGCCCGAGCCGAGCCGCCCGGAAGACCACATCGAGGCCGTCTCCGCCCTGACCGCCGAGGGTCTGCGCCTCAAGGAGGCCGTCGCCGTCGTCGCGGAGGCGCAGGGTGTGAGCAAGCGCGATCTGTACCAGGCGGTCCTCGCCGCACGGAGCTGA